The Styela clava chromosome 2, kaStyClav1.hap1.2, whole genome shotgun sequence genome contains a region encoding:
- the LOC120336330 gene encoding uncharacterized protein LOC120336330 codes for MEPILNICSILVLCVIVNAGLPYTHVYGPIRPTPNPTRGISAFVGPKGARGPPGRIGPMGFTGAKGKPGPVGQQGRMGPIGPAGPQGENGTSITGPRGPPGRRGPRGPKGDEGAEGSPGEKGETGKQGNKGDMGTMGPAGFNGTDGRPGEGRQGMRGPKGKKGEAGSGNMDFDILEYIIKKNVEILLDDLKDEQRDFRKELQETLKATRTEINQLRDIVADLSMKVQYMTAVKENGVGEVEEAEPVDVEP; via the exons ATGGAacctattttaaatatttgtagcATATTAGTGCTGTGTGTGATAGTCAATGCGGGTTTACCATATACTCACGTATACGGACCTATTCGCCCAACTCCAAATCCAACCAGGGGCATATCTGCTTTTGTTGGCCCAAAAGGTGCCCGTGGGCCCCCGGGACGCATTGGACCAATGGGCTTCACAGGAGCTAAAGGCAAACCGGGCCCAGTTGGTCAACAAGGTCGAATGGGACCGATAGGGCCGGCTGGTCCCCAAGGAGAAAATGGAACTTCAATCACCGGCCCCCGAGGACCCCCAGGACGAAGAGGTCCCAGAGGCCCCAAGGGAGATGAGGGAGCCGAGGGATCTCCTGGGGAAAAGGGCGAGACAG GCAAACAAGGAAATAAAGGTGACATGGGGACGATGGGACCAGCAGGATTCAACGGCACAGACGGACGCCCTGGAGAAGGAAGGCAAGGAATGCGCGGACCTAAGGGAAAGAAAGGCGAGGCCGGATCAGGAAATATGGATTTTGATATATTGGAATACATTATCAAGAAAAATGTAGAGATTTTACTTG ATGATTTGAAAGATGAGCAAAGAGACTTCAGAAAAGAACTGCAAGAGACTCTTAAAGCGACAAGAA ctgaAATTAACCAACTTCGAGATATCGTTGCTGATCTTTCAATGAAAGTCCAATATATGACAGCTGTTAAAGAAAACGGCGTCGGTGaag TCGAAGAGGCCGAACCTGTGGACGTGGAACCGTGA